In the Sarcophilus harrisii chromosome 3, mSarHar1.11, whole genome shotgun sequence genome, one interval contains:
- the MBLAC1 gene encoding metallo-beta-lactamase domain-containing protein 1 yields the protein MNSRVRTEPLLGDFPLSIPGDSYSVVVLLQGYSEPQGTEGAQRADGSVTLLLPTTWKSQGARGEAPAGPDTQRALEQAASGPVLVDTGGPWARDALLAALAAHGVTPDAVTLVVGTHGHSDHVGSLGAFPRAALLVSHDFCLPGGLYLPHGLSEARPLRLGPGLEIWATPGHAGLGDVSVVLAGTSVGTVVVAGDVFEREHDGDTWRQLSEDPEAQERSRQRVLAAADVIVPGHGGPFRVFRGPGDPSAS from the coding sequence ATGAACTCACGGGTGCGGACCGAACCCCTGCTCGGGGACTTTCCACTGTCGATCCCGGGGGACTCTTACTCCGTGGTCGTGCTACTGCAGGGCTACTCGGAGCCGCAGGGCACGGAGGGCGCGCAAAGGGCGGACGGCTCCGTGACCCTGTTGCTGCCCACTACGTGGAAGTCTCAGGGAGCACGCGGGGAGGCGCCCGCTGGCCCGGACACACAGCGCGCCCTGGAGCAGGCGGCCTCGGGCCCCGTGCTAGTGGACACAGGGGGTCCCTGGGCCAGGGACGCCCTGCTGGCCGCGCTGGCTGCGCACGGCGTGACCCCGGACGCCGTGACCCTCGTGGTGGGCACCCACGGCCACTCGGACCACGTGGGCAGCCTGGGCGCGTTCCCGCGCGCCGCGCTCCTCGTCTCCCACGACTTCTGCCTCCCAGGGGGCCTCTACCTGCCGCACGGGCTGAGCGAGGCGCGCCCTTTGCGCCTGGGCCCGGGCCTCGAGATCTGGGCCACGCCGGGGCACGCGGGCCTCGGGGACGTCAGCGTGGTGCTGGCGGGCACCTCCGTGGGCACAGTCGTGGTGGCCGGAGATGTGTTCGAGCGCGAGCACGACGGCGACACCTGGCGGCAGCTCAGCGAGGACCCCGAGGCGCAGGAGCGCAGCCGGCAGCGGGTGCTGGCGGCCGCCGACGTGATCGTGCCGGGTCACGGCGGACCTTTCCGGGTCTTCCGAGGGCCCGGAGACCCCTCGGCGTCCTAA